Genomic window (Bosea vaviloviae):
TGCAGGTGCCGGTCGTATGCCGGCTGCCCGCGCCGGCGCGGCTGATGCTGCGCCGGCCGCCGAAGGCGCCGACGCTGTTGTCCTGGTCGGTCAGCAGGGTGACGAGCTCGACGCCGAGCCCCTGCGCGATCCTCTGCATGGTCGAGATCGTCGGCGACAATTCGTTGCGTTCGATCTTCGAGAACGCCGATGCCGAGACACCGGTCAGCGTGCTGACCTCCTGGAGCGTCAGCCCCCGGCTCTTGCGCAGCTTCAGCAGGTGGGCGCCGATATCGACCGCGGATCTGAGGTCATCCCCGGTCCGGGCGGAATCGCGCTCGCCATACTCGGTCGCTTCGCGAACGGCATCGCCCCGTTCAGCCAGCGAGATTTCCGGCATGCTGCTTCTCCCTCAGCGATCCAGTGCAACCAGTGAGAGCACCTCATAGTCTGCAGCTTAGGCCAAGGGAAGCGCGCTGTCTGCCCGCTTTCGACATAAAATGTCGTATAAGACATTTTTCTATTTTCATATTGACAGCCAC
Coding sequences:
- a CDS encoding helix-turn-helix domain-containing protein, whose protein sequence is MPEISLAERGDAVREATEYGERDSARTGDDLRSAVDIGAHLLKLRKSRGLTLQEVSTLTGVSASAFSKIERNELSPTISTMQRIAQGLGVELVTLLTDQDNSVGAFGGRRSISRAGAGSRHTTGTCNNVLLCADLKNKRATPILTTVTARSPDEYPAWAKSEAEIFVMVQEGTLVVHSRLYEPLELNKGDSVYYDATTEHTWTSKGPTNAVVLWVLVDL